The genomic stretch CGTAAGCTCAGTCGTGGCGAGAATGTCACAATGGAGGTTCTTGGGAAAATATGCAAAGTGCTGAACTGTACGCTGGATGATATTTGTGAATTTGAAGAGACAGACTCTTGATTTACTGGACATAAATGATTGCCCTGATCGGAATTACGAATCAGCGGTTTTTGGTACGAAAATCAAATTGAGAGGAGATCCATAATGAAAGCTGAAAAGCAAATTGAAGAATCTTTTATCAATAAGCTTCAGGATTTAAAATACACGTACCGCGAAGACATTAGGGATAGGGCCTCACTTGAAGCTAATTTTAGAGGACATTTTGAAAGACTAAATCGTGTAAAGTTAAGCGATTCTGAATATGCGCGTCTCAGAGATACGATTATCACACAAGAAGTGTTCACTGCGGCCAAAACTTTACGGGAAGTAAACACCTTCAAACGGGATGATGATACGCCACTTCAATACACCCTTGTTAATATCAAAGACTGGTGCAAAAACGAATTTGAAGTGATAAACCAAATGCGCATTAACACAGAAAACAGCAATCACCGTTATGATGTCATTATACTTATAAATGGAGTTCCCATTGTTCAGGTGGAGCTTAAGTCACTTCAAATTACACCTAAAAGGGCAATGGAACAGATTGTAGAATATAAAAATGATCCGGGTAACGGCTATACAAATTCGTTGCTTTGCTTTATGCAGCTTTTTATTGTAAGCAATGAGAGCAACACATATTATTTTGCTAATAATCCAAAGGAACATTTCTGTTTCGATGCCGACGAGCGGTTTTTGCCAATTTATCAAATGGCAGACGAAGACAACAACAAAATTACGCATCTTCATGATTTTACTGAAAAGTTTCTGCCTAAATGCACCCTTGGGCAACTAATAAGCCGCTATATGGTGCTTGTTGTAAGTGAGCAGAGATTGATGATTATGCGTCCTTATCAGATTTATGCCGTTAAGGCTATTGTAGACTGCATCGATCAGAATCGCGGCAACGGTTACATTTGGCACACAACTGGAAGCGGAAAAACACTTACGTCGTTTAAAGCATCAACGCTTTTGAAGGATAATCCTGAAATAGAAAAATGCCTATTTGTTGTTGATAGAAAGGATCTTGATAGACAGACACGCTTGGAGTTTAATAAATTTCAGGAAGGCTGTGTTGAAGAGAATACGAATACAGAAAGCTTAGTGAAACGCCTTACTTCCGATGATTATCGTGATAAAGTTATTGTTACGACAATTCAAAAGCTTGGTCTCGCTCTCGACGAAGATAGCAAACGCAATCAGGAGAAAAAGAAAAGAGGCGAATTAACCTACAAGGAACGATTAGCAAAGCTTACTGACAAGCGTATAGTCATTATTTTTGACGAATGCCATCGCTCTCAGTTCGGTGATAATCACGAGGCGATAAAAAACTTCTTCCCAAAGGCGCAGCTTTTTGGCTTTACCGGAACGCCAATATTTGAAGATAATGCTACTTACAAAAAAATTGATGGTACAGTTGGCTCTTATGTAACAACGGAAGATGTTTTCCAAAAGGAGCTGCACACCTATACAATTACAAACGCCATTGATGACCGCAATGTGCTCCGCTTTCACATTGACTACTTTAAGCCAGAGGACGTAAAAAAAGCTGCAAAAGCTCCAAACGTTCTGAGTAAAAAAGCAGTGGTCGAAGCGATAATTTCGAAGCATGACGCCGCAACCAACGGCAGACGATACAATGCGATTTTTGCGACTGCTTCTATCAACGATGCAATTGAGTATTTTGAACTCTTTAAATCATTGCAGGACGATCGCAGCAAGGACGAGGGCGAGAACTTTGTGCCGCTGAATATCGCCTGCGTATTTTCTCCGCCAGCCGAAGGAAACAAGGATGTAAAGCAGCTGCAAGAAGATTTGCAGCAAGAGAAAGCCGATAATGAAAAAGAGCCGGAGAAGAAAAAGGCGGCCCTTAAAAGCATTATGGATAACTATAACTTGATGTATGGCACAAGTCACAGTA from Desulfitobacterium dichloroeliminans LMG P-21439 encodes the following:
- a CDS encoding helix-turn-helix domain-containing protein, whose amino-acid sequence is MKASYKKLWKLLIDKDMKKKELMEQAGISSFSIRKLSRGENVTMEVLGKICKVLNCTLDDICEFEETDS
- a CDS encoding type I restriction endonuclease subunit R; translated protein: MKAEKQIEESFINKLQDLKYTYREDIRDRASLEANFRGHFERLNRVKLSDSEYARLRDTIITQEVFTAAKTLREVNTFKRDDDTPLQYTLVNIKDWCKNEFEVINQMRINTENSNHRYDVIILINGVPIVQVELKSLQITPKRAMEQIVEYKNDPGNGYTNSLLCFMQLFIVSNESNTYYFANNPKEHFCFDADERFLPIYQMADEDNNKITHLHDFTEKFLPKCTLGQLISRYMVLVVSEQRLMIMRPYQIYAVKAIVDCIDQNRGNGYIWHTTGSGKTLTSFKASTLLKDNPEIEKCLFVVDRKDLDRQTRLEFNKFQEGCVEENTNTESLVKRLTSDDYRDKVIVTTIQKLGLALDEDSKRNQEKKKRGELTYKERLAKLTDKRIVIIFDECHRSQFGDNHEAIKNFFPKAQLFGFTGTPIFEDNATYKKIDGTVGSYVTTEDVFQKELHTYTITNAIDDRNVLRFHIDYFKPEDVKKAAKAPNVLSKKAVVEAIISKHDAATNGRRYNAIFATASINDAIEYFELFKSLQDDRSKDEGENFVPLNIACVFSPPAEGNKDVKQLQEDLQQEKADNEKEPEKKKAALKSIMDNYNLMYGTSHSTNEFDLYYQDVQQRIKDQKYPNSDYPHKNKIDITIVVDMLLTGFDSKYLNTLYVDKNLKQHGLIQAFSRTNRILNDTKPYGNILDFRGQEKEVNEAIALFSGKDNSSRAKEIWLVDPAPVVVDMLDKAVTVLEKFMESQGLEYKPEQVNNLKGDAARSEFINKFKEVQRLKTQLDQYTDIKEEQVAKIEELLPEDTLRAFRGVYIETAQQLKAQQGKNIEDKDPVIEQIDFEFVLFSSAIIDYDYIMSLISKYTQPDVPKKEKMSREQLIGLLSSNSNMMDERDDIIEYINTLEAGKGLDEKAIKEGYKAFKDEKSAKEMASLAVKHGLHPALLQVFVDEIIGRMIFDGEKLSDLLAPLNLAWRDRTKKELELMDDLIPLLKKLTGGRVIAGLNAYE